The following are from one region of the Deltaproteobacteria bacterium genome:
- a CDS encoding D-alanine--D-alanine ligase, with protein MIKLQIANFKSKKIGVLMGGMSTERGISLRSGQAVYDALIQKGYNVIKIDVGKDVYEQLTKEKIDMAFIALHGKYGEDGAIQGLLEIIGVPYTGSGIMSSAVCANKVVAKKFFMLNKIPTPAFMSLGVKGLKNMGVESFISMFKAPGSHLIVKPNSQGSTIGVTVVKNKSDLAKAVKKALRYDDTVLIERFVKGRELTVGILNGRTLPVIEIRPKGGIYDFKAKYTKGMTEYIAPAPLPKTLEKKVNSIALKAFDSLGCRGAARVDIMLDYKNRPYVLEVNTIPGMTEMSLLPKAALCAGISFPEMVEEILMGGIKHFRGKGMA; from the coding sequence TTGATAAAATTGCAAATTGCAAATTTCAAATCAAAGAAAATAGGTGTTTTGATGGGTGGGATGTCTACTGAAAGGGGTATTTCGCTTAGGAGTGGTCAGGCTGTTTATGATGCCCTGATTCAAAAAGGTTACAACGTTATAAAAATAGATGTTGGAAAGGATGTTTATGAACAGCTCACCAAAGAAAAGATAGATATGGCATTTATAGCCCTTCATGGAAAATACGGCGAGGACGGGGCTATTCAGGGCTTATTAGAGATAATCGGGGTTCCATATACCGGGTCAGGTATCATGTCAAGCGCAGTATGCGCAAATAAGGTAGTGGCAAAAAAATTTTTTATGCTTAACAAAATACCAACCCCTGCATTTATGAGTTTAGGAGTTAAGGGGTTAAAAAACATGGGTGTTGAATCTTTCATATCCATGTTTAAAGCCCCTGGCTCCCACCTTATTGTAAAGCCTAATTCGCAGGGCTCTACCATTGGTGTAACCGTGGTAAAGAATAAAAGCGATTTGGCAAAGGCAGTAAAAAAGGCTTTGCGCTACGATGATACTGTGTTGATAGAGAGATTTGTAAAGGGCAGGGAACTGACTGTCGGCATATTAAACGGCAGAACATTGCCGGTTATAGAGATAAGACCGAAGGGCGGGATATACGATTTCAAGGCAAAGTACACAAAGGGTATGACAGAATATATTGCCCCTGCCCCGCTTCCAAAGACGCTTGAGAAAAAGGTGAATAGTATCGCCTTGAAGGCATTCGATAGCCTTGGATGCCGCGGCGCTGCAAGGGTTGATATAATGCTTGATTATAAAAACAGGCCGTATGTGCTGGAGGTGAATACCATACCCGGTATGACCGAAATGAGCCTCCTTCCAAAGGCCGCTCTTTGCGCAGGCATAAGTTTTCCGGAGATGGTGGAAGAGATTTTGATGGGGGGTATAAAACATTTTCGGGGCAAAGGAATGGCATGA
- a CDS encoding FtsQ-type POTRA domain-containing protein, with product MDFKKKPRNIRRKEPLPRRILRTLKSRGAVRIFKAGVCLVFALLIVFGSLHIYHELLKSPYLAIKEIKVGGNMRVSRAEILELAGVNIGDNLLEINAADIKKGIRVNPWVSEVNVARNFPDRLNIEIKEGRPVAFINLDGLYLVDENGRIFKKTSMGDDIDLPIITGLTREDIEAGGKTSELAIKAINLIHLLAKNGIFTHDELSEINIDKTYGLTLYTMQQGTRIEIGEEDFTEKLARLERIIQSRNGLADVEFIGLNYNRGVVVRLTS from the coding sequence ATGGATTTTAAGAAAAAACCAAGAAACATCCGAAGAAAAGAACCTTTGCCAAGAAGGATATTGCGGACGCTTAAATCAAGAGGCGCTGTCCGTATTTTCAAGGCAGGGGTATGCCTTGTTTTTGCGCTGCTTATTGTTTTTGGCTCATTGCATATATATCATGAACTTTTGAAGAGTCCGTATCTTGCGATTAAGGAAATAAAGGTCGGCGGCAACATGAGGGTATCCAGAGCGGAGATTTTAGAGCTGGCCGGCGTCAATATTGGTGATAATCTTCTTGAAATAAATGCGGCTGATATTAAAAAAGGCATCAGGGTTAATCCATGGGTGTCCGAGGTAAATGTTGCAAGAAATTTTCCGGATAGGCTTAACATAGAGATAAAAGAAGGAAGGCCTGTTGCGTTTATCAATCTCGACGGCCTTTATCTTGTTGATGAAAACGGGAGAATATTCAAAAAGACCTCTATGGGAGATGATATTGACCTCCCTATCATCACAGGTCTTACAAGGGAGGATATTGAGGCCGGTGGGAAGACATCTGAACTTGCGATAAAGGCGATAAATCTCATACATCTTCTGGCAAAAAATGGAATTTTTACCCATGATGAACTATCAGAAATAAATATTGACAAGACATACGGCCTTACACTCTACACAATGCAGCAAGGGACAAGGATTGAGATTGGCGAAGAGGATTTTACAGAGAAACTTGCAAGGCTTGAGAGGATAATACAGTCAAGAAACGGCCTTGCAGACGTAGAGTTTATAGGTTTGAACTATAACAGGGGGGTAGTGGTAAGATTAACCTCTTAA
- the ftsA gene encoding cell division protein FtsA produces the protein MAKKDNIIVGLDIGTTKICAIVGEVKQEGLEIIGIGTHPSKGLRKGVVVNIDSTVQSIRKAVEEAELMAGCEINTAYVGIAGGHIKGFNSHGVIAVKDKEITKADIARVIEAAQAVTIPTDREVIHIIPQEYILDQQDCIQEPLGMTGTRLEAKVHIVTAAVASAQNIVKSVNKAGLAVADIVLQQIASSEAVLGHDEKDLGVALIDVGGGTTDIAIYHNGTIKHTAVISLGGNQITGDIAVGIRTPAEEAEKIKKKFGCCMISMIDKDETVEVPGVGGRKPRIVSRQILGEIIEPRVEELFQLANQEIVKSGYESVIVSGIVLTGGTAIMDGMVELAEQIFNLPVRRGMPTGIGGLVDVVRSPMYSTGVGLVLYGKKHSTIAVFERGDKQVFNKLLERMKGWFKEFF, from the coding sequence ATGGCAAAGAAGGATAATATAATCGTTGGTCTTGATATTGGAACAACAAAGATATGCGCCATTGTTGGAGAGGTAAAACAGGAGGGGCTGGAGATTATAGGCATAGGCACACACCCTTCAAAGGGCTTGCGAAAAGGCGTGGTGGTAAATATAGATTCCACAGTCCAGTCTATAAGAAAGGCCGTGGAAGAGGCTGAGCTTATGGCGGGATGCGAGATAAATACGGCTTATGTCGGTATTGCGGGCGGACACATAAAGGGATTTAACAGCCACGGCGTTATAGCTGTAAAGGATAAGGAGATAACAAAGGCTGACATAGCAAGGGTTATAGAGGCTGCTCAGGCCGTAACCATTCCAACAGACAGGGAGGTTATACATATAATACCTCAGGAGTATATCCTTGACCAGCAGGACTGCATACAGGAACCGCTTGGCATGACAGGAACAAGGCTTGAGGCAAAGGTTCACATAGTTACTGCTGCGGTTGCATCAGCGCAGAATATCGTAAAGAGCGTGAATAAGGCCGGTCTTGCCGTAGCGGATATTGTCCTTCAGCAGATAGCAAGCAGCGAGGCGGTGTTAGGCCATGATGAAAAAGACCTTGGCGTTGCGCTGATTGATGTTGGAGGCGGAACCACAGATATAGCCATATACCATAACGGAACCATAAAACATACTGCGGTTATATCGCTTGGAGGGAATCAGATTACAGGGGATATCGCTGTAGGCATCAGAACGCCTGCCGAGGAGGCGGAAAAGATAAAGAAAAAGTTCGGCTGCTGCATGATATCAATGATAGATAAGGATGAAACCGTAGAGGTGCCCGGCGTTGGGGGCAGGAAACCAAGGATTGTTTCAAGGCAGATTTTAGGAGAAATTATTGAGCCAAGGGTAGAAGAGCTTTTCCAGCTTGCAAATCAGGAGATAGTCAAATCAGGTTATGAAAGTGTAATAGTGTCAGGAATTGTGCTTACAGGCGGAACAGCTATTATGGATGGCATGGTTGAGCTGGCAGAGCAGATTTTTAATCTTCCTGTCAGAAGAGGCATGCCAACAGGCATCGGCGGACTTGTTGATGTTGTGAGGAGCCCAATGTATTCCACAGGCGTGGGGCTGGTTTTGTATGGCAAAAAACATTCGACAATAGCAGTGTTTGAAAGGGGGGATAAACAGGTATTCAACAAACTGCTTGAAAGGATGAAGGGATGGTTCAAAGAGTTCTTCTAA
- the ftsZ gene encoding cell division protein FtsZ, which yields MIELADSFNKGAKIKVIGVGGCGGNAINTMIECQLEGVEFLTANTDAQALGLSKAPVKIQLGENLTKGLGAGANPEIGRNSAIESRDRLMEALAGADMVFITAGMGGGTGTGGAPIVAEVAKEVGALVVAVVTKPFTFEGKKKMRQSDEGLKALKGAVDTVITIPNQRLLSIAEKTTPLPNAFKKADEILYQAVKGISDVITIHGLVNVDFADVRTIMSEMGLALMGSGVARGDNRAVEAARKAISSPLLEDISINGAKGVLINITGSSDITLHEVNEASMLIQEEAHEDAHIIFGAVIDEKMGEEVRVTVIATGFGKEEGKRVSPIKYIAPAVIVGDMDIPTIIRREKQKKLEVGTAEVQRLRPLGGFNVIDEDAYDTPTFLRKQAD from the coding sequence ATGATTGAATTAGCCGATAGTTTTAACAAAGGGGCAAAGATTAAGGTCATAGGAGTCGGAGGATGCGGCGGCAATGCCATCAATACAATGATAGAATGTCAGCTTGAGGGGGTGGAATTTCTGACTGCCAATACAGACGCCCAGGCCCTCGGCCTATCAAAGGCGCCTGTAAAGATTCAATTAGGTGAAAATCTGACAAAAGGCCTTGGCGCAGGGGCAAACCCTGAGATAGGCAGAAACTCAGCCATAGAAAGCAGAGACAGGCTCATGGAGGCATTAGCTGGGGCTGATATGGTCTTTATCACGGCAGGCATGGGCGGCGGCACAGGCACAGGCGGCGCGCCCATTGTGGCAGAAGTGGCTAAAGAGGTTGGCGCCCTCGTAGTTGCAGTTGTAACAAAACCATTTACCTTTGAGGGAAAGAAGAAGATGAGACAGTCAGATGAAGGGCTAAAGGCGCTCAAGGGGGCGGTAGACACTGTTATAACCATTCCGAATCAGAGGCTCTTGTCCATCGCAGAGAAGACCACTCCCCTTCCCAATGCGTTTAAAAAGGCGGACGAGATATTGTATCAGGCTGTAAAGGGAATATCGGATGTTATAACAATCCACGGGCTTGTAAATGTGGACTTTGCCGACGTCAGAACCATAATGAGTGAGATGGGGCTTGCGCTTATGGGTTCAGGCGTTGCCCGCGGGGATAACAGAGCGGTGGAGGCTGCAAGAAAGGCCATATCCAGCCCGCTTTTGGAGGATATCTCCATTAATGGGGCAAAGGGCGTGCTTATAAACATCACCGGCTCATCTGACATAACCCTGCATGAGGTAAATGAGGCCTCAATGCTTATTCAGGAAGAGGCGCACGAGGATGCCCATATTATCTTCGGCGCAGTAATTGATGAAAAGATGGGTGAAGAGGTCAGGGTTACTGTCATTGCCACAGGTTTTGGGAAAGAAGAGGGCAAAAGGGTATCGCCTATAAAATACATCGCGCCGGCTGTTATTGTCGGCGACATGGATATCCCAACTATTATCAGAAGAGAGAAACAAAAAAAATTAGAGGTGGGAACAGCGGAGGTTCAAAGGCTCAGGCCCCTTGGCGGTTTCAATGTCATTGACGAGGACGCCTACGATACACCGACATTTTTGAGAAAGCAGGCGGATTAA
- a CDS encoding addiction module protein: MGTINDEFAAKIKSLPDSEKIELVDSILMQLDKPDPEIDRIWADEARKRWQAYKSGKIETVSYEQVMDKYRTR, from the coding sequence ATGGGAACAATCAATGATGAATTTGCGGCAAAGATTAAATCTTTGCCGGACAGTGAAAAGATAGAACTGGTAGATTCTATTTTGATGCAGCTTGACAAACCTGACCCTGAGATTGACCGCATTTGGGCAGATGAGGCGCGAAAACGTTGGCAGGCATACAAGTCGGGGAAAATAGAAACAGTAAGCTATGAGCAGGTAATGGATAAATATCGCACCAGATGA
- a CDS encoding type II toxin-antitoxin system RelE/ParE family toxin has protein sequence MKVRFLKPAQSEVDDAVAWYNFQSRGLGMQFLDDIDRAIRRIASYPLSNVEIEQGLRRCLLSRFSYGIIYGIDSETIIVVAVAHLHREPRYWIDRIVGQKQEE, from the coding sequence ATGAAAGTCCGTTTTTTAAAACCCGCGCAATCTGAGGTTGATGATGCTGTTGCATGGTATAATTTCCAATCGCGCGGTTTGGGAATGCAATTTTTAGATGATATTGACCGTGCAATCAGAAGAATAGCGTCATACCCTCTCTCAAATGTGGAAATAGAACAAGGGCTTCGCCGCTGTCTGCTTTCACGATTTTCCTATGGAATCATTTACGGCATTGACTCAGAAACAATTATTGTTGTTGCGGTAGCGCATTTGCATAGGGAACCGCGATATTGGATTGACAGGATAGTTGGTCAAAAACAAGAAGAGTGA
- a CDS encoding tetratricopeptide repeat protein, with the protein MPYYTQGNTDILKLHKTDFLCFRKCPADIVLKSYDRAIEDYNKIIQLDPNATQAYYHRGLLMRD; encoded by the coding sequence ATGCCTTATTATACTCAGGGCAATACAGATATTCTGAAACTGCATAAAACCGACTTCCTCTGTTTTCGCAAATGCCCTGCTGATATAGTTCTCAAATCCTATGACCGGGCGATTGAGGATTATAACAAGATAATCCAGTTAGACCCAAATGCTACTCAAGCCTACTACCATCGTGGCTTGCTTATGAGAGATTAG
- a CDS encoding SEC-C metal-binding domain-containing protein: protein MAIVKSEGLTPTERLLSGLCERSFLKLWSYPNPFKDDRDELCDLLAVFENHVFIFFDRENLSLGKEKNDPVVNWNRWKREVIDAQTRTAHGAEKYIESGRGIFLDKDLTVPYPIAIDRKKMIVHNIIIAHGAKEACEKFSDDNVYGSLAVLYGNSGSNLPFPFLIHIDKEKPVHVFDSHNLPIIFSELDTFFDFSSYLDAKIDAIKSHDALFYCGEEDLLANYFLNFDKSKKKHFIGTSKKDVNFLMIGEGGWKNFIEREIYKNKKSADKISYLWDELIQRTCQNTLDGTLLGNSTPLRGQSAIHEMAKEPRFSRRALSEHIIQAIRNFPESAQPIMRYLSFMPSFYNEKGYVFLQLKFDRITDYESDYRPKRQAMLEIACGAAKNKFEHLKTVIGIAIDAPKYTKRNSEDFILMDCTHWPDDRREDYEKANEGLGFFKSDTLTMQKKTVQNFPSLKKESKSLGRIKVGRNALCPCGSGKKYKKCCIDVGAK from the coding sequence ATGGCTATCGTCAAATCAGAAGGTTTGACACCTACTGAAAGACTGCTATCAGGTCTTTGTGAGCGCTCATTCCTAAAGCTATGGAGTTATCCCAATCCATTTAAAGATGACCGGGATGAACTCTGTGATCTCCTCGCTGTTTTTGAAAATCACGTATTCATATTTTTTGATCGAGAGAATCTATCACTCGGTAAAGAAAAGAATGATCCGGTGGTTAATTGGAACCGTTGGAAAAGAGAGGTGATTGATGCTCAAACTCGCACTGCACACGGCGCTGAAAAATACATTGAAAGCGGGCGCGGCATTTTTTTAGATAAAGATTTAACGGTTCCATATCCTATCGCTATAGATCGCAAGAAAATGATTGTGCACAATATCATAATCGCGCATGGAGCGAAAGAGGCTTGTGAAAAATTCTCTGATGATAACGTATACGGTAGCCTGGCAGTTTTATATGGAAACAGCGGGTCTAATCTTCCTTTCCCGTTCTTGATACATATAGACAAAGAAAAGCCTGTCCATGTATTCGATAGTCATAACCTTCCTATAATTTTTAGTGAGCTAGATACCTTCTTTGATTTCTCGTCATATCTTGACGCAAAGATAGATGCGATTAAATCGCACGATGCATTGTTTTATTGTGGTGAAGAAGATTTACTTGCTAACTACTTCCTAAACTTTGACAAATCAAAGAAGAAGCACTTCATCGGGACATCGAAAAAAGATGTCAATTTTCTGATGATTGGTGAAGGAGGATGGAAAAACTTCATTGAGCGAGAAATTTACAAAAATAAAAAATCGGCTGACAAAATATCATATCTTTGGGATGAATTAATCCAAAGAACTTGCCAGAACACCCTTGACGGCACCTTGCTTGGAAACTCCACGCCACTAAGAGGACAGAGTGCGATCCATGAAATGGCTAAAGAGCCACGCTTCAGCCGCCGTGCTTTATCTGAACACATAATTCAAGCAATTCGCAACTTTCCTGAGTCCGCGCAGCCAATAATGCGATATTTGTCTTTTATGCCCTCATTTTACAATGAAAAGGGTTATGTTTTTTTGCAACTGAAATTTGATAGGATTACTGACTATGAAAGTGACTACCGGCCAAAGCGGCAAGCAATGCTTGAAATCGCCTGTGGCGCAGCAAAAAATAAGTTTGAGCATCTGAAGACAGTTATTGGCATTGCTATCGATGCCCCCAAATATACAAAGAGGAACTCTGAAGACTTTATTTTGATGGATTGCACTCATTGGCCTGATGACCGCCGAGAAGATTATGAAAAGGCAAATGAGGGTCTCGGCTTCTTTAAATCTGACACTCTTACCATGCAGAAGAAAACCGTACAGAATTTCCCATCTTTGAAAAAAGAATCTAAAAGTTTAGGGCGTATAAAGGTTGGCCGCAATGCACTTTGTCCATGCGGCTCCGGCAAAAAATATAAAAAATGCTGCATTGATGTTGGAGCTAAATGA
- a CDS encoding radical SAM protein has product MSNLGFQAIYHLLNSLDYVVCERAFLPDDKDIAEFERTSTSLFSLESQRPIAEFDIIAFSISFEEDYLNILKIFDLAKIPFLSSARKSAQPLIMAGGVAVSLNPEPIADFFDIFAIGEGEEFVAEFIDTFKIAQLKAKTKDGLLEALVPVEGVYIPSFYKIVYQGNFIKEFTPVKGSPAKVKSRKVKRLDAFPAPSSHILTKETNFSNTYLVEVERGCGRGCRFCAAGFVYLPPRERELNGLKQGVLNGMGLTQKVGLVGAAVSEYSDLKALCTTVIENNGEITLSSLRLDVLDEELLKLLKEGGYKTITIAPEAGSERLRDVINKSFSEKDIIEAINLISASGIQKLKLYFIIGLPTETLDDINAITELTLRIKSAMQGGLITLSINPFIPKPITPFQWCAYEDIKSLKNKMGIIKNGLKNEKGIKITSLSLREGYIQTLLSVGDRRIGKILVDAYKNGWKAALKGAKFDADFYVGSIWNISEVLPWDFIDTGLKKEYLWKEYGCALKGRTTPPCRGTQAELGSGRCVRCGVCFER; this is encoded by the coding sequence ATGAGTAATCTTGGTTTTCAGGCAATCTATCATCTTTTAAACAGCCTTGATTATGTTGTGTGCGAAAGGGCATTTCTGCCTGATGACAAAGATATAGCAGAGTTTGAGAGAACCAGCACATCTCTTTTTTCATTAGAATCACAAAGACCCATTGCCGAATTTGACATTATTGCCTTTTCCATATCATTCGAAGAAGATTATCTTAATATCCTTAAAATCTTTGACCTTGCCAAAATACCTTTTTTATCATCTGCACGAAAAAGCGCACAACCATTGATTATGGCGGGCGGTGTTGCTGTATCTTTAAATCCTGAACCAATTGCGGATTTTTTTGACATATTTGCCATTGGCGAGGGCGAGGAATTTGTCGCGGAGTTTATAGATACCTTCAAAATAGCACAACTTAAAGCAAAGACAAAAGATGGGCTTCTTGAGGCGCTCGTTCCGGTAGAAGGTGTTTATATACCAAGCTTCTACAAGATTGTGTATCAGGGAAATTTCATAAAAGAGTTTACCCCTGTCAAAGGTTCTCCGGCAAAGGTAAAAAGCAGAAAAGTAAAAAGGCTTGATGCCTTTCCAGCGCCTTCTTCGCATATTCTTACAAAGGAAACGAACTTTAGCAACACCTATCTGGTTGAGGTAGAGCGGGGCTGCGGAAGGGGGTGCAGGTTCTGCGCAGCAGGTTTTGTTTATCTGCCGCCGCGGGAAAGGGAGCTAAACGGCTTAAAACAAGGGGTTTTAAATGGGATGGGGCTAACCCAAAAGGTTGGCTTGGTGGGTGCGGCTGTGTCTGAGTATTCAGACTTAAAGGCACTTTGCACAACAGTTATAGAAAATAACGGCGAGATTACGCTCTCTTCTTTAAGGCTGGATGTTCTTGATGAAGAGCTCCTCAAACTTTTGAAAGAGGGCGGTTATAAGACTATTACCATAGCGCCGGAGGCTGGTTCAGAGAGATTAAGGGATGTCATAAATAAAAGTTTTTCTGAAAAGGACATTATAGAAGCTATAAACCTCATATCAGCATCAGGCATACAAAAATTAAAACTCTATTTTATTATAGGCCTTCCAACAGAGACCCTTGATGATATAAATGCCATTACTGAGCTTACCTTACGGATAAAGTCTGCAATGCAAGGCGGGCTGATTACACTAAGTATTAATCCATTTATACCAAAGCCTATTACTCCGTTTCAGTGGTGCGCTTATGAGGATATAAAATCTTTAAAAAATAAAATGGGTATAATTAAAAATGGGCTAAAAAATGAAAAAGGGATAAAAATTACTTCCCTTTCACTACGAGAGGGATATATCCAGACCCTTTTGTCTGTAGGAGACAGGAGGATAGGTAAAATATTAGTTGATGCGTATAAAAACGGCTGGAAGGCTGCATTAAAAGGAGCAAAGTTTGATGCAGATTTCTATGTCGGAAGTATATGGAATATTTCTGAAGTACTCCCGTGGGATTTTATAGATACAGGGCTTAAAAAGGAATATCTTTGGAAGGAATACGGGTGTGCATTAAAAGGCAGGACAACCCCGCCATGCCGGGGCACCCAAGCGGAACTTGGGTCGGGAAGATGTGTTAGATGCGGGGTGTGTTTTGAAAGATGA
- a CDS encoding MXAN_5187 C-terminal domain-containing protein: MGLKEDLDILDVKINKLKVDYEQYFAKVLKKEPAVLRNEIDRIILKYSNQPTTNTSLKFRYSTLTAKYTSYKQFWNRILRRIEDGNYERGAGFGVISPAAAANREPMQGPGATPASSEGLKKEMPDSDSRFKTVYQQFMDAKKSCQDTSGDMSYEKFTQAIIQQTEKVKKDMKCSDVEYKVVVKDGKTKITLIPISKK; encoded by the coding sequence ATGGGACTTAAAGAAGATCTGGATATACTTGATGTAAAGATAAACAAGCTTAAAGTAGACTATGAGCAGTATTTTGCAAAAGTTCTGAAAAAAGAACCCGCTGTCTTAAGAAATGAGATAGACCGTATTATTTTAAAATACAGCAACCAGCCTACCACCAACACATCCTTGAAATTCAGATATTCAACCCTTACCGCCAAATACACCTCTTACAAACAATTCTGGAACAGGATACTCCGGCGGATTGAGGATGGAAACTATGAGAGAGGCGCCGGATTTGGGGTAATATCACCTGCAGCGGCGGCAAATAGAGAACCCATGCAAGGGCCAGGAGCAACCCCAGCTTCTTCAGAAGGGCTCAAGAAAGAAATGCCGGACAGCGATAGCAGATTCAAGACTGTCTATCAGCAATTTATGGATGCGAAAAAAAGCTGTCAGGATACATCGGGGGATATGTCTTATGAAAAATTCACACAGGCCATTATTCAGCAGACAGAAAAGGTAAAAAAGGATATGAAATGTAGTGATGTGGAGTATAAGGTTGTTGTGAAAGATGGGAAGACCAAGATAACCCTTATACCGATAAGCAAGAAATAA
- the atpC gene encoding ATP synthase F1 subunit epsilon yields MADTFLLEIVTPDKLFISEQVEEMTAPGSEGEFGVLTGHAPLLTILKPGKLSYKIGKDTNRIAIGAGYAEVNQSKVTILTETISQEIKQG; encoded by the coding sequence ATGGCAGACACATTCTTACTGGAAATAGTCACACCTGACAAACTTTTTATTTCCGAACAGGTTGAGGAAATGACAGCCCCCGGAAGCGAAGGCGAGTTTGGCGTGCTTACAGGTCATGCGCCGCTGCTTACAATATTAAAGCCTGGCAAACTTAGTTACAAAATCGGAAAGGATACAAACCGCATTGCTATAGGCGCGGGATATGCTGAGGTAAATCAGTCAAAGGTGACAATCCTTACTGAAACAATTTCTCAAGAGATAAAACAGGGATGA
- the atpD gene encoding F0F1 ATP synthase subunit beta codes for MEKKNIGKVTQVIGAVLDIEFQPGHLPAIYNALKVTNPSINDQKWNLVLEVAQHLGENTVRCIAMDSTEGLVRGMEALDTGDGILVPVGKGVLGRILNVIGEPVDELGPVKTDKKYPIHRPAPSFDQQSTTVEVFETGIKVIDLLTPYLKGGKIGLFGGAGVGKTVLIMELINNVAMQHGGFSVFGGVGERTREGNDLWLEMKESGVIDKTALIYGQMNEPPGARARVALTALTVAEYFRDEENQDVLLFIDNIFRFVQANSEVSALLGRIPSAVGYQPTLSTDVGELQERITSTTKGSITSVQAIYVPADDLTDPAPATTFAHLDATTVLSRQIAELGIYPAVDPLDSTSRILDPQIIGEEHYSVARKVQQVLQKYKDLQDIIAILGMDELSEDDKLIVSRARKIQRFLSQPFFVAEAFTGSPGKYVGVKDTIKGFKEIAEGKYDDIPEQAFYLVGTIEEALEKAEKLKAAV; via the coding sequence ATGGAAAAAAAGAATATAGGCAAGGTAACGCAGGTCATCGGAGCGGTTCTGGATATAGAATTTCAACCTGGCCATCTGCCGGCAATATACAATGCACTAAAGGTAACCAACCCCAGCATAAATGACCAGAAGTGGAATCTGGTTCTGGAGGTTGCGCAGCACCTTGGCGAAAATACTGTGAGATGTATTGCTATGGATTCAACGGAAGGCCTTGTAAGGGGAATGGAGGCGTTGGATACAGGCGATGGTATTTTAGTCCCTGTGGGGAAGGGGGTACTTGGAAGGATATTGAATGTGATTGGAGAGCCTGTTGATGAACTTGGACCAGTAAAAACAGATAAAAAATATCCAATCCACAGGCCGGCGCCTTCATTTGATCAGCAATCAACAACAGTAGAGGTTTTTGAGACAGGCATAAAGGTTATCGACCTCCTTACGCCGTATCTGAAGGGAGGCAAGATAGGTCTCTTCGGGGGCGCGGGCGTTGGAAAGACAGTTCTGATTATGGAGCTTATAAATAATGTCGCCATGCAGCACGGCGGTTTTTCCGTATTCGGCGGCGTCGGCGAAAGAACAAGGGAAGGCAATGACCTGTGGCTCGAGATGAAGGAATCCGGGGTTATTGACAAGACAGCCCTTATCTACGGCCAGATGAACGAGCCGCCGGGGGCAAGGGCAAGGGTTGCGTTAACAGCCCTCACTGTAGCCGAATATTTCAGAGATGAGGAAAACCAGGATGTGCTTCTTTTTATAGATAATATCTTCAGGTTTGTTCAGGCAAATTCAGAGGTCTCAGCGCTTTTGGGAAGAATCCCTTCCGCAGTCGGCTACCAGCCTACGCTTTCAACGGATGTGGGAGAATTGCAGGAGAGGATTACCTCAACCACAAAAGGGTCTATTACATCTGTCCAGGCAATATATGTGCCTGCCGATGACCTTACAGACCCTGCGCCTGCTACAACATTCGCGCATCTGGACGCAACAACAGTTCTTTCAAGACAGATAGCGGAATTAGGCATCTACCCTGCGGTTGACCCGCTTGATTCCACTTCAAGAATTCTTGATCCACAAATTATAGGCGAGGAACATTATTCGGTTGCAAGAAAGGTTCAGCAGGTATTGCAGAAATATAAAGACCTTCAGGATATAATAGCCATCCTTGGCATGGATGAACTTTCAGAAGATGACAAGTTGATCGTTTCAAGGGCAAGAAAAATCCAAAGATTCTTAAGCCAGCCGTTCTTTGTCGCAGAGGCATTCACAGGCTCGCCCGGTAAATATGTCGGCGTAAAGGACACTATCAAAGGTTTTAAAGAGATTGCCGAAGGCAAGTATGATGATATCCCTGAGCAGGCATTTTACCTGGTTGGCACAATAGAAGAGGCGCTTGAAAAGGCGGAGAAGTTAAAGGCAGCAGTTTAA